One Tolypothrix bouteillei VB521301 DNA window includes the following coding sequences:
- a CDS encoding helix-turn-helix transcriptional regulator: MRTCTMQLHSNINLIDPKTGQRFPSAPDQSVVLSSVQAGWRNHLTLEVQRLNPMELPEHYIEGHRLIINLGSSVRFGWRTGGRTHEAILPPGGFCLQSNGETNAPFWQDEMTVAAIAIKPAFIETIFEDRTPDAIDTFAERRCIEDELAYNYARALASELATPGEPLYSETLSLAFTLHLLNCHSCKAKKPLSPKGKLSATQLRDAIAIARTQLGAELNLNTLANAAQVSEFHFSRLFKKTTGMAPHQFVLRLRLERAQALIKTGQMPLSEVAVAVGFFDQAHFTNVFKRAFGMTPRAFAKAL, encoded by the coding sequence AGACCAATCTGTAGTTCTGTCAAGTGTTCAAGCAGGATGGCGCAATCATCTGACTCTCGAAGTTCAGCGATTGAACCCTATGGAACTACCAGAACATTATATCGAAGGTCATCGATTGATTATTAATTTGGGAAGTTCGGTGCGTTTTGGCTGGCGAACAGGTGGGCGTACTCATGAAGCTATCCTCCCTCCAGGAGGATTTTGCTTGCAATCTAACGGTGAAACGAACGCGCCCTTTTGGCAAGATGAAATGACGGTGGCTGCAATTGCCATTAAGCCTGCGTTCATTGAAACCATCTTTGAAGACCGGACTCCGGATGCTATTGATACCTTTGCAGAACGGCGGTGTATCGAAGATGAATTAGCTTACAACTATGCTAGAGCACTCGCTTCCGAACTTGCCACACCAGGAGAGCCTCTCTACTCGGAAACACTATCACTTGCTTTTACGCTGCATTTATTAAACTGTCATAGCTGCAAAGCCAAAAAGCCGTTAAGCCCAAAAGGTAAATTGTCTGCAACCCAACTGCGTGATGCGATCGCAATAGCCCGAACACAACTTGGTGCAGAGCTAAACCTAAATACGCTTGCAAATGCAGCCCAAGTTTCTGAATTTCATTTTTCCCGCTTGTTCAAGAAAACAACAGGCATGGCACCCCATCAGTTTGTCCTGCGCTTGCGACTCGAACGAGCACAAGCACTGATTAAAACAGGTCAAATGCCCCTGTCAGAAGTTGCAGTTGCCGTTGGTTTTTTCGACCAGGCACACTTTACAAATGTCTTCAAGCGTGCTTTTGGCATGACTCCACGAGCTTTTGCTAAAGCGCTTTAA